From a single Oceaniferula flava genomic region:
- a CDS encoding restriction endonuclease subunit S — protein sequence MPDATQLITDHLDTWTSTVVAQKTTGRGSSKKQELYGIKKLRELILDLAVRGLLVPQDPEDEPAEVLLNRIESTKADLIQQKKIKKTKPLSKVLSEDEPFLKPNGWEFVRIGSLTSKLGSGSTPRGGKSAYVDSGVIFLRSQNIWNDGLKLNDTAYIPAEIHENMSNTQVQPNDVLLNITGASLGRSTIFPTELETANVSQHVTIIRLIETRMARFLHLGILSPLVQKLVWGRQVGMAIEGLSKKVLEQFEFPIPPLAEQQRIVAKVDELMALCDRLEQQQEDSIRTHETLVKTLLDALTTTSDAAQFQQAWQRIQAHFHLLFTTKSSIDHLKQTTLQLAVTGKLVPQVPNEDSRCCFPAWKKHESKDECLDHPTQWMSVPLGKLGEWRGGGTPSKGNTKFWDGEIPWVCPKDMKRPIIHKSIDQITAEAIDKSSAKLIPKNSLLMVVRGMILAHSFPVARSGREVTINQDMKALLPDYHDTATYLHLALRALRDQFLNTVERSSHGTCKLLTKDLQGMLIPIPPLAEQHRIVAKVDELMALCDELKASLATAQATQRKLTDTMVEKAVN from the coding sequence ATGCCCGACGCCACCCAACTCATCACCGACCATCTCGACACCTGGACCTCCACCGTCGTCGCCCAAAAAACCACCGGTCGCGGCAGCTCAAAAAAACAAGAACTCTACGGCATCAAAAAACTCCGCGAACTGATTCTCGATTTGGCCGTGCGCGGATTGCTTGTGCCGCAGGATCCGGAGGATGAACCTGCAGAAGTTCTGTTAAATAGAATTGAGTCAACAAAAGCTGACCTGATCCAACAAAAGAAAATCAAAAAAACAAAACCCTTGTCCAAGGTGCTCAGTGAGGATGAACCATTCTTGAAACCAAATGGTTGGGAATTTGTGCGGATTGGCAGCTTAACATCAAAACTTGGATCTGGGAGCACGCCAAGAGGAGGAAAAAGCGCCTACGTAGATTCTGGGGTGATTTTTTTACGCTCACAGAATATTTGGAATGATGGATTAAAGTTGAATGATACAGCTTACATACCTGCAGAAATACATGAAAACATGTCGAATACGCAAGTTCAGCCGAATGACGTGCTCCTTAATATCACTGGAGCTTCATTAGGACGTTCAACAATTTTCCCTACAGAGTTAGAAACAGCTAACGTAAGTCAGCACGTAACTATCATTCGGCTGATTGAAACGCGTATGGCTCGGTTCTTGCACCTTGGAATCTTATCTCCCTTAGTCCAAAAACTCGTTTGGGGGCGACAAGTTGGGATGGCTATCGAAGGCCTCAGCAAAAAGGTTTTAGAGCAGTTTGAATTCCCAATCCCGCCCCTAGCCGAGCAGCAACGCATTGTCGCGAAGGTGGATGAACTCATGGCGCTGTGCGACCGACTCGAGCAGCAGCAGGAAGACAGCATCCGCACCCACGAGACCCTCGTCAAAACCCTCCTCGACGCCCTCACCACCACCAGCGACGCGGCACAATTCCAACAAGCCTGGCAGCGCATCCAAGCCCACTTCCACCTCCTCTTCACCACCAAATCCTCCATCGACCACCTAAAACAAACCACCCTCCAACTAGCCGTCACCGGCAAACTAGTCCCCCAAGTGCCCAACGAGGATTCTAGATGTTGCTTCCCCGCTTGGAAAAAACACGAATCGAAAGATGAATGTCTAGATCATCCTACACAATGGATGAGTGTCCCACTCGGAAAACTGGGAGAATGGCGCGGAGGAGGCACCCCGTCGAAAGGCAATACAAAGTTTTGGGACGGTGAAATACCTTGGGTCTGCCCAAAGGACATGAAGCGCCCTATTATCCACAAATCCATTGATCAGATAACAGCAGAAGCTATAGATAAATCCTCTGCCAAACTAATTCCCAAAAACAGCCTCTTGATGGTCGTTAGAGGCATGATCTTAGCACACTCATTCCCGGTCGCTAGGTCTGGACGCGAAGTTACAATCAATCAAGACATGAAGGCTCTATTGCCTGACTACCACGACACCGCGACGTATCTTCACCTCGCGCTTAGAGCCCTGAGAGACCAGTTTCTGAATACCGTTGAGCGGTCTAGTCACGGAACCTGCAAATTGCTCACCAAGGATCTTCAGGGAATGCTCATACCAATTCCCCCCCTAGCCGAGCAACACCGCATCGTCGCCAAAGTCGACGAACTCATGGCCCTCTGCGATGAACTCAAAGCCAGCCTAGCCACCGCCCAAGCCACCCAACGCAAGCTCACCGACACCATGGTTGAGAAGGCTGTGAACTGA
- a CDS encoding helix-turn-helix domain-containing protein gives MNIDYPKEWFANSARIEGDSEIGAGIPPTHRPTQTTSPAAIKQLDTRIAFGQFVELWRRNKGWNAEELAKAADVDTEDILEIEHDPHCEPEAYAVHALAQVFDVKPSKLMELAGLAESRTPVLREEAIRFAARSESIESLTHHEREAFEAFATTLSEEHSTPDCKAK, from the coding sequence ATGAATATCGACTACCCAAAAGAATGGTTTGCCAATAGCGCTCGAATCGAAGGCGATTCTGAGATTGGTGCAGGCATCCCACCTACCCACAGACCCACACAAACCACCAGTCCAGCAGCGATCAAGCAGCTGGACACCCGGATCGCCTTCGGCCAATTCGTCGAACTCTGGCGCCGTAACAAAGGCTGGAACGCGGAGGAACTAGCCAAAGCCGCAGACGTTGACACGGAGGATATTTTAGAAATCGAACATGATCCTCACTGTGAGCCCGAAGCCTATGCAGTGCACGCACTGGCTCAGGTGTTTGACGTCAAACCATCAAAACTCATGGAACTGGCAGGCCTGGCTGAAAGCCGCACACCAGTGCTTCGCGAAGAAGCGATACGTTTCGCAGCCAGATCAGAGTCCATAGAATCTCTGACCCACCACGAGAGGGAAGCATTCGAGGCCTTTGCCACTACCCTCTCCGAAGAACATTCTACCCCTGATTGCAAAGCAAAATAA
- the hsdR gene encoding EcoAI/FtnUII family type I restriction enzme subunit R has translation MNKKNLGEYNIRTKFITPAIKAAGWNIITQMLEEYPLTQGRVQVFGSHSTRAACKKIDYVLFYKPNIPIAIIEAKDNKHSIGAGMQQALGYAKMMPVPFVFSSNGDGFVMRDLSHPGYTSETEIPLDAFPSPKALWERWKKIEQWPADQLPLIRQNFHSDGSDKKPRYYQLNAINRTIEAVAKGQNRILLVMATGTGKTYTALQIIWRLWKAKTKKRVLFLADRNILIDQTMVNDFRPLGDAMAKLSTKSKTIERDDGTKETIRLGIDKKRKVDTSREIYLGLYQALTGPTESKKVYKQFSEDFFDLIIIDECHRGSAKEDSEWREILDYFSAATQVGLTATPKETKDASNTHYFGDPIYTYSLKQGIDDGFLAPYKVVRIDIDKDVQGFRPEAGQLDDDGNEIEDRIYGQKDFDRNMIIDDRTQLVANTVSKFIAETGTMAKTIIFCENIDHAERMRQAMVNANPELNATNDKWVMRITGDNPEGKAQLDNFIDPESDYPVVATTSKLMTTGVDAQTCKLIVLDRTIKSMTEFKQIIGRGTRINEEHGKTFFTIIDFRKATDNFADPDFDGDPVQIYEPKPGDPLTPPEGDENNKSPEPDEPENDLPGTGSGDLDEEPGDFITTTGSDGAFDPEDTEVKKYRVSGISVSVLAERIQYLNSKGQLITASLTDYTKKTVGKTYTNLDDFLQRWSSEEQKQAIIDELANQGLILGALRDKVGKDYDAFDLICHVAFDQPALTRSERAKKAQQSDVYTQHSEQARAVLDALLEKYAETGLKDIDTDPIRLLKVQPISHLGSPIEIIQHFGSKNAYLDAVKSLENALYAA, from the coding sequence ATGAATAAAAAAAACCTCGGCGAATACAACATCCGCACCAAATTCATCACCCCAGCCATCAAGGCCGCCGGCTGGAACATTATAACTCAGATGCTTGAGGAATATCCCCTGACTCAAGGCCGCGTGCAGGTTTTTGGTAGCCACTCCACACGCGCTGCCTGCAAAAAGATCGATTACGTTCTCTTCTACAAACCCAACATCCCGATCGCCATCATCGAGGCGAAAGATAACAAGCACAGCATCGGCGCCGGTATGCAGCAAGCACTCGGCTACGCAAAAATGATGCCCGTCCCCTTCGTTTTCTCATCCAATGGCGACGGCTTTGTCATGCGCGATCTCTCGCACCCCGGATACACCAGTGAAACGGAAATCCCCCTCGACGCGTTCCCCTCACCCAAAGCCCTCTGGGAACGCTGGAAAAAAATCGAGCAATGGCCCGCCGACCAGCTCCCGCTCATCCGCCAGAATTTCCACTCCGACGGCTCCGATAAAAAACCGCGCTACTATCAGCTCAACGCCATCAACCGCACTATCGAAGCTGTCGCCAAAGGGCAAAACCGCATCCTCCTCGTCATGGCCACCGGCACGGGCAAAACCTACACCGCCCTGCAGATCATCTGGCGGCTCTGGAAAGCGAAGACCAAAAAACGCGTCCTCTTCCTCGCCGACCGCAACATCCTGATCGATCAAACCATGGTCAACGACTTCCGCCCGCTAGGCGATGCCATGGCCAAGCTCTCCACCAAGTCCAAAACCATCGAACGCGACGACGGCACCAAGGAAACTATCAGGCTCGGCATCGACAAGAAACGCAAGGTCGATACCTCACGCGAGATTTACCTCGGCCTCTATCAGGCCCTCACCGGCCCCACCGAATCCAAGAAAGTTTACAAGCAGTTCTCCGAGGACTTCTTCGACCTCATCATCATTGATGAGTGCCACCGCGGCTCCGCCAAAGAAGATTCCGAGTGGCGGGAAATTCTCGACTACTTCTCCGCCGCCACTCAGGTCGGCCTCACCGCCACGCCGAAGGAAACCAAAGACGCATCAAACACCCATTACTTCGGCGATCCCATCTACACCTACTCGCTCAAGCAGGGCATCGACGATGGTTTTCTCGCTCCCTACAAAGTGGTTCGCATCGATATCGACAAAGACGTGCAGGGGTTTCGACCAGAAGCAGGTCAACTCGATGATGATGGTAACGAAATCGAAGACCGCATCTATGGTCAGAAAGATTTCGATAGAAACATGATCATCGACGATCGCACCCAGCTCGTCGCCAACACCGTGTCCAAGTTCATCGCCGAGACCGGCACCATGGCGAAGACCATTATCTTCTGTGAAAATATCGACCACGCCGAGCGCATGCGCCAGGCCATGGTCAACGCTAACCCGGAATTGAACGCCACCAACGATAAGTGGGTCATGCGCATCACCGGCGATAACCCGGAGGGCAAAGCCCAGCTCGATAACTTCATCGACCCCGAGTCTGATTATCCCGTCGTCGCCACCACATCCAAGCTCATGACCACCGGTGTCGATGCCCAGACCTGCAAGCTCATCGTGCTTGATCGCACCATCAAATCGATGACCGAGTTTAAGCAAATCATCGGTCGTGGCACCCGCATCAATGAGGAACACGGCAAAACGTTCTTCACCATCATCGATTTCCGCAAGGCCACCGATAATTTCGCCGACCCTGACTTCGACGGCGATCCCGTCCAGATCTACGAACCCAAACCCGGCGACCCACTAACACCACCCGAGGGGGATGAAAACAACAAGTCACCCGAGCCAGACGAACCCGAAAACGATCTACCAGGCACAGGCAGCGGCGATTTAGACGAAGAGCCTGGCGATTTCATCACCACCACTGGCAGCGACGGAGCCTTCGATCCAGAAGACACCGAAGTCAAAAAATACCGTGTTAGCGGCATCAGTGTCAGCGTGCTTGCCGAGCGCATTCAGTATCTCAATTCCAAAGGCCAGCTGATCACTGCTTCGCTCACAGACTACACTAAAAAAACGGTCGGCAAAACTTACACCAACCTCGACGACTTTCTCCAGCGCTGGTCGTCCGAGGAGCAAAAACAAGCCATCATCGACGAACTCGCGAATCAGGGCCTCATCCTCGGTGCCCTCCGCGATAAAGTCGGCAAGGATTACGATGCCTTTGATCTCATCTGCCACGTCGCCTTCGATCAGCCCGCCTTGACTCGTAGTGAGCGTGCCAAGAAAGCCCAGCAATCTGATGTTTACACCCAGCACTCCGAGCAAGCCCGCGCTGTCCTCGATGCCCTGTTGGAAAAATACGCTGAAACCGGCCTCAAGGACATCGATACCGATCCCATCCGGCTGCTCAAAGTCCAGCCTATATCCCACCTCGGCAGTCCCATTGAGATCATCCAGCATTTCGGTAGTAAAAATGCCTACCTAGACGCCGTCAAATCGCTCGAAAACGCCCTCTACGCAGCTTGA
- a CDS encoding ImmA/IrrE family metallo-endopeptidase — protein sequence MDRSYFSSDDHGLMGKTFSRLKRAGKNILKRPSILKDAVKKFDLRALYIPDQKRIIIDDQVPVPKQRWLEGHEIGHGILPWHEGMVLGDDDVTPTVATHDKMEAEANYAAGSLLFLNQRFVEEVKSTPPSIASVLNLKKIYGNTLTTTFWRTIEHCGEETPILGLIGQHPKDFADEKPDFKHIILSRKFREQFDPPELTGLKSKIALYCYGNRGPLGKRSLILTDVNGDPHSFKFETFYNGYDALTMAVYEGKSSHNPVVDFSKLFS from the coding sequence ATGGATCGTTCCTACTTCAGCTCTGATGACCACGGCTTGATGGGCAAGACTTTCAGCCGCTTGAAAAGAGCTGGAAAAAATATACTAAAACGCCCATCGATATTGAAGGATGCCGTTAAAAAGTTCGATTTACGTGCTCTCTATATCCCCGATCAAAAGAGGATCATTATTGATGATCAAGTTCCAGTGCCTAAACAACGCTGGCTAGAAGGCCATGAGATAGGCCACGGCATCCTTCCGTGGCATGAGGGTATGGTGCTGGGTGACGACGACGTTACACCAACAGTCGCCACCCATGACAAAATGGAAGCAGAGGCCAACTATGCTGCAGGATCACTGCTCTTTCTGAATCAAAGGTTTGTTGAGGAGGTCAAATCGACCCCACCCAGCATAGCATCAGTCCTCAACCTCAAAAAAATCTACGGAAATACGCTCACTACCACGTTCTGGCGCACAATTGAACATTGTGGTGAAGAAACCCCAATTCTGGGACTAATCGGACAGCATCCAAAAGACTTTGCCGACGAGAAACCAGACTTCAAGCACATCATCCTATCACGTAAATTCAGAGAGCAATTCGACCCGCCCGAACTTACCGGGCTCAAATCTAAAATAGCTTTATATTGCTATGGAAACAGAGGGCCTTTAGGCAAAAGAAGTCTCATTTTAACAGATGTAAATGGAGATCCCCATTCGTTTAAATTTGAAACTTTCTACAATGGATATGATGCCCTAACAATGGCCGTATATGAGGGAAAAAGCTCACATAATCCAGTAGTCGACTTCAGCAAGCTCTTTAGTTAA
- a CDS encoding arylsulfatase, translating into MVGLGALPAVDAARKPNVILIYADDLGIGMLGCYGQKIVTTPNIDRLAAEGMKFNNYYGGVFCAPSRWSLSTGMHDGRLGGWKHNAPGLLIRLDKKNTPPEKATELLNQYVEKSSAPIPKKEVFMAQIPQKAGYKTAQFGKLDVGFLTNHDRVKRFGWDFYEGYYSHGRCHGFYPPYLWRNGERFELEGNTRADCGKMSEKGNEPVGEGGETYSQNVFIEGILKYIRDHKNEPFFLYHSTQLPHGPVAIPELHPDYADNDKLSLAEKKYASMVKMLDDHVGLIMKELKAQGLDENTIVAFTSDNGHEMYYGPKQNVHKQLANGEKANLTDNKWRTSNGGDVFDGAGGRAGIKRSGYQGGMQCPMIVRWPGKIAPGSETDILSAHYDFMATLADITGTRMPRGKDSISYLPTLLGKKQTKQHNYVIVNNGFDRMGRSALISQDGWKVVELDRKKDAFQLYNIKKDNEERDELSAQHPEKLSSLKKQLVSELNSKRPDLK; encoded by the coding sequence ATGGTGGGCCTGGGCGCATTACCCGCGGTCGACGCGGCCCGAAAACCTAACGTCATTCTGATTTACGCCGACGACCTGGGGATTGGGATGCTCGGGTGTTACGGGCAGAAAATTGTCACCACTCCCAACATCGACCGGCTCGCCGCCGAGGGCATGAAGTTTAATAACTACTACGGCGGTGTGTTCTGTGCCCCGTCACGCTGGTCGCTCTCCACCGGGATGCACGACGGTCGTCTGGGCGGATGGAAGCACAACGCTCCCGGCTTGTTGATCCGACTCGATAAGAAGAACACGCCACCCGAAAAAGCGACCGAGCTGCTCAACCAGTATGTCGAGAAATCGTCTGCTCCGATCCCTAAAAAAGAGGTGTTCATGGCGCAAATTCCTCAGAAGGCCGGTTATAAGACCGCGCAGTTCGGAAAGCTGGATGTCGGCTTCCTAACAAATCACGACCGAGTCAAGCGCTTCGGCTGGGATTTCTACGAAGGTTATTACAGCCACGGTCGTTGCCACGGCTTTTATCCTCCGTATCTTTGGCGCAATGGTGAGCGCTTTGAGCTCGAGGGGAACACCCGCGCCGACTGCGGCAAAATGAGTGAGAAGGGCAATGAACCTGTCGGAGAAGGCGGCGAGACCTACTCGCAAAATGTTTTCATCGAGGGCATCCTCAAATACATCCGCGATCATAAAAACGAGCCGTTTTTCCTCTATCACTCCACCCAGCTTCCCCACGGACCGGTCGCCATCCCCGAGCTGCATCCGGACTATGCCGATAACGACAAGCTTTCGCTGGCTGAGAAAAAATACGCCTCGATGGTGAAGATGTTAGACGATCATGTCGGTCTCATCATGAAAGAGCTCAAGGCTCAGGGCCTGGACGAAAATACCATCGTAGCCTTCACCTCAGACAATGGTCACGAGATGTATTACGGCCCGAAGCAAAACGTGCACAAGCAGCTTGCGAACGGCGAGAAGGCGAACCTCACGGATAACAAGTGGCGCACCTCCAATGGCGGCGACGTCTTTGACGGTGCCGGCGGCCGTGCCGGGATCAAGCGCTCCGGCTACCAAGGTGGCATGCAGTGCCCGATGATCGTGCGCTGGCCTGGCAAAATTGCCCCCGGAAGCGAGACCGATATTCTCAGCGCCCACTACGACTTCATGGCCACGCTCGCCGACATCACCGGAACCCGCATGCCAAGAGGGAAGGACAGCATCTCGTATTTGCCAACCTTGTTAGGGAAGAAGCAAACCAAGCAGCACAACTACGTGATTGTGAATAATGGATTCGATCGCATGGGTCGCTCAGCGTTGATCTCCCAAGACGGCTGGAAAGTGGTCGAGCTCGATCGCAAAAAAGACGCCTTCCAACTCTACAATATCAAGAAAGACAATGAGGAGCGGGACGAACTCTCGGCCCAGCATCCTGAAAAATTATCCAGTCTGAAAAAACAGCTGGTCAGCGAGCTGAACTCGAAGCGCCCTGACCTAAAGTAA
- a CDS encoding DUF6786 family protein, which yields MPIGCQQKDSSTSSNSEIGAFADDAAFMKEHTDLVVLKKGDAAVAVAPAWQGRVMTSTYDHEQGPSFGWINRPVIENGILSEEEAQGKLESHIYIFGGEERFWLGPEGGQYALYFKPGAKFEFSDWKTPAVIDTEPFKMVEQSEASASFEHQAKLQNYSGTEFHVGIKRTVTVLDKADASKLLGVDLADGIRMVGYETDNRITNQGDEAWKPETGLLSIWLLGMYNPSPTTTVVIPFKSGSDAELGPKVNDSYFGKVPEDYLQVKDEVLYFKGDGTRRGKIGISPQRSKGIAGSYDAAGKVLNIVTYNVQEAPHGFVNSMWEIQKEPYVGDVINSYNDGSPEPGADPLGPFYELETSSPAAALEPGGTMQHVQRTFHIQGSEDELEPLAKSLLGVSLKSIESAF from the coding sequence ATGCCAATTGGCTGCCAGCAAAAAGACAGCAGCACCTCATCGAACAGCGAAATCGGTGCCTTCGCCGATGATGCCGCATTCATGAAAGAACACACCGATCTCGTGGTGTTGAAAAAAGGTGACGCTGCCGTGGCTGTGGCTCCGGCATGGCAGGGTAGGGTGATGACCAGCACCTACGACCACGAGCAAGGGCCGAGCTTCGGCTGGATCAATCGTCCCGTGATAGAGAATGGCATCCTTTCCGAAGAGGAGGCCCAAGGGAAGTTGGAGTCGCACATTTACATCTTCGGCGGTGAAGAGCGGTTCTGGCTGGGGCCTGAAGGTGGCCAGTATGCGCTCTATTTCAAACCTGGGGCAAAGTTCGAATTCTCCGATTGGAAAACGCCCGCCGTGATCGATACCGAGCCCTTCAAGATGGTGGAACAGAGCGAGGCATCAGCGAGCTTCGAGCATCAGGCGAAGCTGCAAAATTACAGCGGCACTGAGTTCCATGTCGGCATCAAGCGCACCGTCACCGTGCTGGATAAGGCGGATGCCTCGAAGCTGCTCGGCGTAGATCTCGCCGACGGGATTCGTATGGTGGGATACGAAACCGATAACCGCATCACCAATCAGGGTGACGAGGCATGGAAACCGGAGACCGGTTTGCTGTCGATTTGGTTGTTAGGTATGTATAACCCGTCACCCACCACCACTGTGGTCATCCCATTCAAGTCGGGCAGCGATGCCGAGCTGGGGCCGAAGGTGAACGATTCTTATTTCGGCAAGGTGCCGGAGGATTATCTGCAGGTCAAAGACGAGGTGCTTTACTTCAAGGGCGACGGCACACGCCGCGGGAAGATCGGCATCAGCCCGCAGCGCTCCAAGGGGATCGCCGGGAGCTACGATGCCGCCGGAAAGGTGCTGAACATCGTGACCTACAACGTGCAGGAAGCTCCTCACGGATTTGTGAACTCGATGTGGGAAATCCAGAAGGAACCATACGTCGGTGATGTGATCAACTCCTACAACGATGGCTCCCCTGAGCCTGGGGCCGATCCGCTGGGGCCTTTTTACGAGTTGGAAACCTCGTCGCCAGCGGCAGCTCTTGAGCCTGGGGGCACGATGCAGCATGTGCAGCGGACCTTCCACATCCAAGGCAGTGAAGATGAGCTGGAGCCGCTCGCCAAGAGCCTCTTGGGTGTCAGCCTGAAGAGTATCGAATCGGCTTTTTAA
- a CDS encoding family 43 glycosylhydrolase yields MKKFPYSLCLLGAIVSQALAAPAKSELPTVNVTHSALEGIGVEKGVMRRDPSDVIKVGDLYYVWYSKGKISPGYDATVWYATSPDGKQWTEQGMALAKGKAGTWEDESVFTPNILVAEGRYWLFYTGVSKKYGKGFNPDSKIGLAVADSPDGPWERSPANPVITNSEQAEDFDSHLIDDACLIVRDGKYWCYYKGRQLGKSPGQTQMGVAIAEKPGGPYIKHPKNPVIPGNHEVLVWPQGKGVAAMIGSTGPKDIINSVMYAEDGIHFTKTHQVQSGPWAGGAYRPEAFTDSDQGTLPEWGVEIGRAKKQLPFIHRFDVQLEPAG; encoded by the coding sequence ATGAAAAAATTTCCATACTCCCTGTGTTTACTTGGTGCGATTGTGTCCCAGGCGCTCGCTGCCCCCGCCAAGTCCGAGCTCCCGACCGTGAACGTTACCCATTCGGCCCTGGAAGGGATTGGTGTGGAGAAGGGGGTGATGCGTCGTGACCCCAGTGATGTGATCAAGGTGGGGGATCTTTATTACGTCTGGTATTCCAAGGGGAAGATTTCGCCCGGCTACGATGCGACGGTGTGGTATGCCACTTCGCCGGACGGCAAGCAGTGGACCGAACAAGGGATGGCTCTGGCCAAAGGAAAGGCGGGCACTTGGGAGGACGAGAGTGTGTTTACTCCGAACATCCTCGTGGCCGAAGGGCGCTACTGGTTGTTTTACACCGGCGTTTCGAAAAAATACGGCAAGGGCTTCAACCCCGATTCGAAAATTGGACTCGCTGTTGCCGATTCGCCCGACGGGCCATGGGAGCGCAGTCCGGCGAACCCGGTGATTACCAATAGCGAGCAGGCGGAGGATTTCGATAGTCATCTGATCGACGATGCCTGCCTGATCGTGCGCGATGGCAAATACTGGTGTTACTACAAAGGGCGCCAGCTTGGGAAAAGTCCGGGGCAGACACAAATGGGGGTGGCGATCGCGGAGAAACCTGGCGGTCCATATATCAAACATCCCAAAAACCCCGTCATCCCCGGCAACCATGAGGTGTTGGTCTGGCCCCAAGGCAAGGGGGTGGCCGCGATGATCGGCTCGACCGGCCCGAAGGACATTATCAACTCGGTGATGTATGCGGAAGACGGGATTCACTTCACCAAGACCCACCAGGTTCAATCCGGTCCTTGGGCCGGTGGCGCCTATCGCCCTGAGGCCTTCACCGATAGCGATCAGGGCACGTTGCCTGAGTGGGGCGTGGAAATTGGCCGGGCCAAGAAGCAGCTGCCGTTCATCCATCGCTTCGATGTGCAACTCGAACCCGCAGGCTAA
- a CDS encoding type I restriction-modification system subunit M, whose protein sequence is MSLTSTVKSIQDIMRKDAGVDGDAQRLSQLVWMLFLKIFDDRDQELELMDDDYVSIIPEKFQWRNWAADPEGITGDELSDFINNELFPTLKELDLSSADPRGHCVKDAFEDAYNYMKKGHLLRQVINKLNDIDFNSSDDRHAFGDLYEQLLRDLQAAGNSGEFYTPRAITQFIVDQINPQLGESILDPACGTGGFLTCAIEHLRSQVQTNAQRDQLQSAIHGVEKKPLPHLLCVTNMLLHGIEVPSQIRHDNTLARPLTSYGKSEKVDIVITNPPFGGTEDDGIESNFPSAFRTRDTADLFLLLILRLLKDKGRAALVLPDGTLFGEGVKTRLKEKLLSECNLHTIVRLPNGVFNPYTGIKTNLLFFEKGTPTKEVWYYEHPYPEGVKSYNKTKPIRIQEFDAEKAWWTKREENEHAWKVSIEDIKARNYNLDISNPHQEEVVHHDPDELLAQYDKQLQGIQEIRNQLKDILSEALTSK, encoded by the coding sequence ATGTCTCTTACTTCCACCGTAAAATCCATCCAAGACATCATGCGCAAGGACGCCGGCGTCGATGGCGATGCCCAGCGTCTCTCCCAGCTCGTCTGGATGCTCTTCCTCAAGATCTTCGACGACCGCGACCAGGAGCTCGAGCTCATGGACGACGACTACGTCTCCATCATCCCGGAAAAATTCCAGTGGCGCAACTGGGCCGCCGATCCAGAAGGCATCACCGGCGATGAACTCAGCGACTTCATCAACAACGAGCTCTTCCCCACCCTCAAGGAGCTCGATCTCTCCAGCGCCGATCCCCGCGGCCACTGCGTCAAAGACGCCTTCGAAGACGCCTACAACTACATGAAAAAGGGCCACCTCCTGCGCCAGGTGATCAACAAGCTCAACGACATCGACTTCAACTCCTCGGACGATCGCCACGCCTTCGGCGATCTCTACGAGCAGCTCCTCCGCGACCTCCAGGCCGCCGGAAACTCCGGGGAATTCTACACCCCGCGCGCCATCACCCAGTTCATTGTCGATCAGATCAATCCCCAGCTCGGTGAGTCCATCCTCGATCCCGCCTGCGGCACCGGCGGCTTCCTTACCTGTGCCATCGAGCACCTCCGCAGCCAGGTCCAGACCAATGCCCAGCGTGATCAGCTACAGTCCGCCATCCACGGTGTCGAGAAAAAGCCCCTGCCGCACCTGCTCTGCGTCACCAACATGCTGCTCCACGGCATCGAAGTCCCCTCCCAGATCCGCCACGACAACACCCTCGCCCGACCGCTCACTTCCTACGGAAAATCCGAAAAGGTCGATATCGTCATCACCAACCCACCCTTCGGCGGCACCGAGGACGATGGCATCGAGTCCAACTTCCCCTCTGCTTTCCGCACCCGCGACACCGCCGATCTCTTCCTGCTGCTCATCCTGCGCCTGCTCAAGGACAAAGGCCGCGCCGCTCTCGTCCTGCCGGACGGCACACTCTTTGGCGAAGGCGTCAAAACCCGCCTCAAGGAAAAACTCCTCAGCGAGTGCAATCTCCACACTATCGTCCGCCTCCCCAACGGCGTCTTCAATCCCTACACCGGCATCAAGACCAACTTGCTCTTCTTTGAAAAAGGCACACCTACGAAGGAAGTCTGGTATTACGAGCACCCCTACCCGGAAGGCGTCAAGTCCTACAACAAAACCAAACCCATCCGCATCCAGGAATTCGATGCTGAAAAAGCCTGGTGGACCAAGCGCGAGGAAAACGAGCACGCTTGGAAAGTCAGCATCGAGGACATCAAAGCCCGCAACTACAACCTCGATATCTCCAACCCGCACCAAGAGGAGGTCGTGCACCACGACCCCGACGAGCTGCTCGCACAGTATGACAAGCAGTTGCAAGGCATTCAGGAAATCCGCAACCAGCTCAAAGACATCCTCTCCGAAGCTCTTACCAGCAAATAA